Proteins encoded together in one Lathamus discolor isolate bLatDis1 chromosome 3, bLatDis1.hap1, whole genome shotgun sequence window:
- the GPR88 gene encoding G protein-coupled receptor 88 translates to MPNASSWSASSPLLLLWEDSSGTRIFLSLLYAVLAISGTLSNVMVIYLVFSFKKLQTTSNAFIVNGCAADLSVCALWMPQEAVLGLLPPNSSSLRSAEYRLLRGGLLGLGLTVSLASHLLVAFNRYVLITKLPSVYQALYQRRHTGCMIGLSWALALLLVPLLPGLWTPGSAQQPPLRQTDGSSRYTALLLALAVLGQTALLLHCYLGIVRRVRGSAKRVSVLNFHLLHQLPFPAAPPPPRRSQRRLSSVSVLLLCCVFLLGTQPLVWVSLLGFFLRPAPPALQAASWLLLCALSALNPLLYTWRSEEFRRAARSVLPRADGPAAAPRPASAAAGPAAAPPCPQLPRRRGTGGSVGGSAAPR, encoded by the coding sequence ATGCCCAACGCCTCTTCCTGGAGTGCCAGCtcgcctctgctgctgctctgggaggaCTCCTCTGGGACCCGCATCTTCCTCTCGCTGCTCTACGCAGTCTTGGCTATCTCGGGGACCTTATCCAATGTGATGGTCATCTACTTGGTCTTCTCCTTCAAGAAGCTGCAGACAACCAGCAATGCCTTCATCGTGAACGGCTGCGCGGCAGACCTGAGCGTGTGCGCCCTGTGGATGCCCCaggaggctgtgctggggctgctgccgcCCAACTCCTCCTCCCTTCGCTCCGCAGAGTACCGGCTGCTGCGAGGGGGGCTCTTGGGCCTCGGCCTCACCGTGTCCCTTGCCTCTCACCTGCTGGTGGCCTTCAACAGGTACGTGCTCATCACCAAGCTGCCCAGCGTGTACCAGGCCCTCTACCAGCGGAGGCACACGGGCTGCATGATCGGGCTCTCCTGGGCCCTCGCCCTGCTCCTGGTCCCGCTGCTGCCCGGGCTCTGGACGCCAGGCTCTGCCCAGCAGCCGCCGCTGCGGCAGACGGACGGCAGCTCCCGCTACACCGCGCTGCTCCTCGCCCTGGCCGTGCTAGGCCAGACGGCGCTGCTGTTGCACTGCTACCTCGGCATCGTGCGGCGGGTGCGGGGCAGCGCCAAGCGGGTCAGCGTCCTCAACTTCCACCTCCTCCACCAGCTGCCCttccccgccgcgccgccgccgccccgccgctcCCAGCGCCGCCTCAGCAGCGTCTCcgtcctgctgctctgctgcgtGTTCTTGTTGGGCACGCAGCCGCTGGTCTGGGTCAGCCTCCTGGGCTTCTTCCTGCGCCCGGCGCCGCCGGCGCTGCAGGCCGccagctggctgctgctctgtgccctctCGGCCCTCAACCCGCTGCTCTACACGTGGCGCAGCGAGGAGTTCCGCCGGGCGGCCCGCTCCGTCCTGCCCCGCGCCGACGGGCCCGCCGCCGCACCGCGGCCCGCctcggccgccgccggccccgccgccgcacCGCCCTGCCCGCAGCTGCCCAGGCGGCGGGGCACGGGGGGCAGCGTCGGCGGCAGCGCCGCGCCGCGCTGA